A genomic stretch from Oreochromis niloticus isolate F11D_XX linkage group LG11, O_niloticus_UMD_NMBU, whole genome shotgun sequence includes:
- the LOC100689947 gene encoding prostate stem cell antigen gives MLLVLGIFFLLFSPALPLKCYVCSSSATNEECNQSSQECKAPLNTCMTVVDTLDTATAITKQCASQATCRGAASTASVDSNGNGNAVSCCNSYDFCNFSGADSINRNTKLLLLTVGVGFLLSC, from the exons ATGCTGCTTGTGCTTGGGATCTTCTTCCTGCTCTTTTCGCCAG CGCTGCCACTGAAGTGCTACGTGTGCAGCTCATCAGCCACCAATGAAGAATGCAACCAGAGTTCCCAGGAGTGTAAAGCACCTCTCAACACATGCATGACTGTCGTCGACACTTTAG ATACAGCAACAGCCATAACAAAGCAGTGTGCCAGCCAGGCCACGTGCAGAGGAGCTGCCTCCACCGCCTCAGTCGACTCAAACGGAAACGGGAACGCCGTCAGCTGCTGCAACAGTTATGACTTCTGTAACTTCAGCGGAGCCGACTCCATCAACAGAAACACCAAGCTGCTGCTCCTGACTGTCGGTGTGGGATTTCTGCTGTCATGCTGA